From one Lotus japonicus ecotype B-129 chromosome 3, LjGifu_v1.2 genomic stretch:
- the LOC130748012 gene encoding DEAD-box ATP-dependent RNA helicase FANCM isoform X2 has protein sequence MAVQVQLRILALTATPGSKQQTVQDVIDNLHISKLEYRSETDPDVISYVHDRKIELIQVAMGLDAVEINNKFLEVIRPIVARLTAIGVIQNRDYRTLSPCVLLEIREKFRQGHRQDLSHDNYGDIEGYFGVLITLYYIHKLLSSHGIRPAYEMLERKLKQGFFAKYVSKNDDIHKARQLMQQSLFHGASSPKLSKMLEVLLEHFKTNDPQNSRVIIFSNYRESVRDIMDALTNSGGPVRATQFIGQSSGKTMKGQSQKVQQAVLKKFRSGAFNVIVATSIGEEGLDIMEVDLVISFDANISPLRMIQRMGRTGRKHDGRVVVLACEGAELKGYLRKQAKSKTISKHMRNGGVNSFVFHPSPRMIPHILKPEVQYVELSIEKFIPRQKNVSDDHLHISPSKDKLTLAEIDLLENYFHQTGENKCRLSLIAFPHFQTFPSRVHKVKHSSGTLMLIDMMQRLQGLIAIPKDRKTLQEHQWLGDSKQIAIAELDEAIKDNESCRTHTVGRNGVSVSCLELDSCHLGIQTKEFVDLTQEDSTLCDLVKNQDETCEGDEIIPETPIAMRNVSNEGAKAGETVNVAESQTSLMAANACISGMGDEEFSPRLTNFIKSGVVPESPIDERGPLKDKCVIRDCISPVHFQEEQGVSALNSRDTEKVIIDHDTCKNVCTSPVSKTQTPLLKLKNCAIRRGRVFLSQIDEAHTYIADPSFSEESHSACGEMSMSIKPAQKFKRLRKVEDTKSNMNQKDNFLASTANFFESSSPASNPTHYKHGQGKRKSTHNVREFIEEEAEVSSDAYVSNDEDVEDGNSHDSFIDDRTNPTAASQPEASRIDMMAIYRRSLLSQTPINGGLNFPATFSPDDVMTTASISESRDSSGKTVSHFRTGPTNQSANRTSESVHIDQITSEAVLSTTSLSGTGTDVRSRKRRLTFYHSGHFPNVNLEQEFALESKKESVDGEATIDVLCDDQFYNDLDLDELEAQATSLLKEKSDLSSHKQTTAPQSHATNLDVFRSPSFDLGI, from the exons ATGGCTGTACAAGTGCAACTGAGAATATTAGCGTTAACTGCGACACCAGGGT CAAAGCAGCAGACTGTCCAGGATGTTATTGATAATCTGCATATCTCCAAGCTTGAATATCGCAGTGAAACTGACCCTGACGTTATCTCTTATGTTCATGATAGGAAGATAGAGTTGATACAG GTTGCAATGGGCCTAGATGCTGTAGAAATAAACAATAAGTTTTTGGAAGTGATACGCCCTATAGTTGCCAGGCTTACAGCTATTGGGGTCATTCAGAACAGGGATTACCGCACT TTGAGCCCTTGTGTATTGCTTGAAATAAGGGAAAAGTTTCGCCAGGGGCATAGGCAAGATCTTTCTCATGACAACTATGGAGATATTGAAGGGTATTTTGGAGTTCTTATTACTCTTTATTACATCCACAAGCTGCTTTCAAGTCATGGAATAAGGCCAGCTTATGAGATGCTTGAAAGAAAGTTGAAGCAAGG GTTTTTCGCAAAATATGTGAGTAAAAATGATGATATTCATAAAGCTAGGCAACTTATGCAACAAAGCTTGTTTCATGGAGCATCGAGTCCCAAATTGTCCAAGATGCTAGAAGTATTACTGGAGCATTTCA AAACCAATGATCCACAAAACTCCAGGGTAATTATTTTCTCCAATTACAGAGAAAGTGTCAG GGACATAATGGACGCACTTACAAATAGTGGGGGTCCAGTCAGAGCTACCCAGTTTATTGGTCAAAGTTCAG gAAAAACAATGAAAGGTCAATCCCAAAAAGTTCAACAGGCTGTGCTGAAG AAATTCCGGTCTGGTGCCTTCAATGTCATTGTTGCTACATCAATTGGTGAAGAAGGTCTTGATATTATGGAAGTTGATCTTGTCATATCTTTTGATGCTAATATTTCACCACTTAGAATGATTCAACGAATGGGGAGAACTGGAAGAAAGCACGATGGGCGAGTTG TAGTTTTAGCCTGTGAAGGAGCAGAGTTAAAAGGCTACTTGAGAAAACAGGCAAAGAGCAAGACTATAAGTAAACACATGCGAAATGGGGGCGTAAATAGCTTTGTCTTTCATCCTAGTCCAAGGATG ATTCCCCACATCCTCAAACCAGAAGTTCAGTATGTTGAGCTGTCTATTGAGAAATTTATTCCTCGTCAAAAGAATGTGTCAGATGACCATCTTCACATTTCTCCCTCAAAGGACAAACTCACTCTTGCTGAGATTGATTTACTTGAAAATTATTTCCACCAAACCGGGGAAAACAAATGTAGATTGTCTCTTATTGCGTTTCCCCACTTTCAGACCTTTCCTTCCAGAGTACATAaagtgaagcattcctctgGAACGTTGATGCTTATAGACATGATGCAGCGTTTGCAAGGACTAATAGCAATTCCCAAagatagaaaaactcttcag GAACATCAGTGGTTAGGAGATAGTAAGCAAATTGCTATTGCCGAGCTCGATGAAGCTATAAAAG ACAATGAATCATGCCGTACCCATACAGTGGGAAGGAACGGTGTCTCTGTGAGTTGTCTGGAACTGGATTcctgtcatttggggattcaaACAAAAGAGTTTGTTGATCTAACTCAAGAAGATAGTACACTTTGTGACTTGGTTAAGAATCAAGATGAAACATGCGAGGGCGATGAGATAATTCCTGAGACTCCAATTGCTATGAGAAATGTGTCAAATGAAGGAGCTAAGGCTGGTGAAACGGTAAATGTTGCTGAGAGTCAGACTTCTTTGATGGCTGCAAATGCATGCATTAGTGGCATGGGAGATGAAGAATTTAGTCCCCGTTTAACTAATTTTATAAAAAGTGGCGTTGTTCCAGAGTCTCCAATTGATGAAAGAG GGCCATTGAAAGACAAGTGTGTCATTAGAGACTGTATTTCACCTGTTCATTTCCAGGAAGAACAGGGTGTTAGTGCTTTAAATTCTAGGGATACTGAAAAGGTCATCATTGATCATGACACTTGTAAGAATGTTTGTACTTCTCCTGTCAGTAAAACTCAAACCCCTTTACTTAAGCTGAAGAATTGTGCAATTAGAAGAGGACGCGTCTTCCTTTCTCAAATCGATGAAGCCCATACATATATCGCTGACCCAAGCTTCAGTGAAGAGTCACATTCAGCTTGTGGTGAAATGTCTATGAGCATTAAACCTGCACAGAAATTTAAAAGGTTGCGGAAAGTTGAAGATACCAAGAGTAATATGAATCAGAAAGACAATTTTTTGGCTTCAACAGCAAACTTTTTCGAATCATCTTCTCCTGCCTCCAATCCCACACACTATAAGCATGGCCAAG GTAAAAGGAAGTCAACACATAATGTGAGAGAATTCATTGAGGAGGAAGCTGA GGTATCTTCAGATGCCTATGTATCTAATGATGAAGATGTCGAGGATGGCAATTCACATGACAGTTTCATAGATGACAGGACCAACCCTACAGCGGCCAGTCAACCTGAAGCTAGTAGAATTGACATGATGGCAATTTACAG GCGTTCTCTACTCAGTCAAACACCAATTAATGGAGGACTTAATTTTCCTGCTACCTTCAGCCCTGACGACGTGATGACTACAGCCAGCATTAGTGAAAGTAGGGATTCATCAGGCAAGACAGTGAGTCATTTCCGGACAGGACCAACCAATCAGTCAGCTAATCGGACTTCAGAATCAGTTCATATCGACCAAATAACCTCAGAAGCAGTGCTTTCAACTACTTCCCTTAGTGGGACTGGGACAGACGTAAGAAGTCGTAAAAGAAGATTGACATTTTATCATTCTGGACATTTTCCAAATGTGAACCTTGAACAAGAATTTGCACTTGAATCAAAGAAAGAATCAGTGGATGGCGAGGCAACTATAGATGTTCTATGTGATGATCAGTTTTATAATGATCTTGATCTTGACGAATTGGAGGCACAAGCAACATCGCTTCTGAAAGAGAAATCAGATTTGTCAAGTCACAAGCAAACTACAGCCCCTCAATCTCACGCAACAAACCTTGATGTTTTTAGGTCTCCATCATTCGACCTTGGCATATGA